A genome region from Alicyclobacillus acidocaldarius subsp. acidocaldarius DSM 446 includes the following:
- a CDS encoding NADP-dependent oxidoreductase — MTVTAKRIVLAKRPQGTPTLDCFRFETVDLPPLNEGQVLVKTLYLSVDPYMRGRMNDVKSYVPPYRLDEPITGGAVCEIVESKAEHLRPGDVVLTQTGWQTHAVVPGTKVQKLDPAPQPLTLALGLLGMTGLTAYFGLIDVCDPKPGETVVVSGAAGAVGMVVGQIAKILGCRAVGIAGSDEKVRFLTEELGFDAAVNYKSPTFAEDLKQACPDGVDVYFDNVGGTVSDEVLKRINEFARISLCGQIALYNLDKPDVGPRPGPLLLTRKAKMQGFIVGDYAPRFPEGLQKLQTWFNEGRLKSRETVIEGFDRTIDAFLGLFTGVNTGKLVVKVS; from the coding sequence AAGCGCATCGTGCTCGCCAAGCGGCCGCAGGGCACGCCCACGCTCGACTGTTTTCGCTTTGAAACGGTCGATCTCCCGCCGCTTAATGAGGGCCAGGTGCTTGTCAAAACGTTGTATCTGTCGGTGGATCCGTACATGCGCGGGCGCATGAATGACGTGAAGTCGTACGTGCCCCCCTATCGCCTCGATGAGCCCATCACAGGCGGTGCCGTGTGCGAAATTGTCGAATCCAAGGCGGAACATCTCCGCCCTGGAGACGTCGTGCTCACCCAGACAGGATGGCAGACGCACGCCGTCGTGCCGGGCACCAAGGTTCAGAAGCTCGATCCGGCGCCCCAACCCTTGACGCTTGCGCTCGGGCTCCTGGGCATGACCGGCTTGACCGCCTACTTTGGCCTCATCGACGTGTGTGACCCGAAGCCGGGCGAAACCGTCGTTGTGTCCGGAGCCGCCGGCGCGGTGGGCATGGTGGTGGGCCAAATCGCGAAGATCCTGGGATGCCGAGCCGTCGGGATTGCCGGATCCGACGAGAAGGTCCGCTTTCTGACCGAGGAACTCGGCTTCGATGCGGCGGTCAATTACAAGTCGCCCACGTTCGCGGAGGACCTGAAGCAGGCATGTCCCGACGGCGTTGACGTGTATTTTGACAACGTCGGCGGCACGGTCTCGGACGAGGTGCTGAAGCGCATCAACGAATTCGCGCGCATTTCGCTGTGCGGGCAGATTGCGCTGTACAATCTCGACAAACCGGACGTGGGTCCGCGCCCGGGTCCGCTGCTCCTCACGCGAAAGGCGAAGATGCAGGGGTTTATCGTCGGCGACTACGCCCCTCGCTTCCCGGAAGGACTTCAAAAGCTCCAGACCTGGTTCAACGAAGGCCGCCTGAAATCGCGCGAAACCGTGATCGAGGGCTTCGACCGGACCATCGATGCGTTCCTCGGCCTGTTCACAGGCGTGAACACGGGCAAGCTCGTGGTCAAGGTCTCGTGA